The following proteins are encoded in a genomic region of Lactiplantibacillus plantarum:
- a CDS encoding DUF554 domain-containing protein, which translates to MPIGIITNVCAIFFGGIVGALTGKRMSQRLKDGLNMSFGICSMCMGIYAIAPLKNLAAVIFAVIIGTGIGLLCHLGTAINHGAAAMQRFISRFVKAPATFEKQAFEQTMVTVIVLFCASGTGIYGTLTEGMNGDATILISKSILDFFAAVIFGANLGLVVSLIAVPQLIILTALFLIAHLVFPLTTPDMILDFKAVGGILMVASGFRIIAVKMFPTADMIPMMVVIMPISWLWMNFVLPLL; encoded by the coding sequence GTGCCAATTGGAATTATTACTAACGTGTGTGCAATCTTTTTCGGGGGTATTGTCGGCGCATTGACCGGCAAACGAATGTCACAACGTTTAAAAGATGGGCTGAATATGTCCTTTGGGATCTGTTCCATGTGTATGGGGATTTACGCGATTGCACCACTAAAAAATCTAGCGGCGGTCATCTTTGCCGTTATTATCGGAACAGGTATTGGATTACTTTGTCATTTGGGAACTGCAATCAATCACGGCGCTGCCGCGATGCAACGTTTCATTTCACGGTTTGTCAAAGCACCAGCAACTTTTGAGAAACAGGCTTTTGAACAGACAATGGTCACGGTAATCGTACTATTTTGTGCCAGTGGAACTGGTATTTACGGGACTTTAACTGAAGGGATGAACGGCGACGCCACAATTTTGATTTCCAAATCGATTCTGGACTTCTTTGCTGCGGTAATTTTCGGTGCTAACTTAGGGTTAGTTGTTTCCTTAATTGCTGTTCCCCAACTAATCATCCTGACTGCTTTATTCTTAATCGCTCACCTAGTCTTTCCCTTGACCACTCCTGACATGATTCTAGATTTCAAAGCGGTCGGTGGTATTTTAATGGTTGCCAGCGGCTTTCGCATTATTGCCGTCAAGATGTTTCCGACCGCCGATATGATTCCGATGATGGTCGTTATCATGCCGATTTCATGGTTATGGATGAATTTTGTATTGCCATTATTATAG
- the fabI gene encoding enoyl-ACP reductase FabI, whose translation MDGILSGKTIVVMGVANQRSIAWGCTEALIAQGAQVILTYQNDRLKQSLQRFVAPDVPLIACDVADDDNVDRAFASIKQQYGAIDGIIHAIAYADKATLEGDFVNTTKAGYDLAQNISAYSLIAVARAARPMLKPGASLVTLTYFGSERAVPNYNMMGVAKAALEANVRYLARDLGPQQVRVNAISAGAVKTLAVTGIHEHQQLLKLSRSMTVDGEPVKTREIGNVAAFLLSDLSTGMTGDVVYVDKGVHLS comes from the coding sequence ATGGATGGAATTTTATCGGGTAAGACTATTGTGGTCATGGGTGTGGCCAATCAGCGCAGTATTGCCTGGGGGTGTACCGAGGCATTAATTGCACAGGGGGCCCAGGTTATCTTGACTTACCAAAATGACCGTTTGAAGCAAAGTTTACAGCGGTTTGTTGCGCCAGATGTGCCGTTAATTGCCTGTGATGTTGCTGATGATGACAATGTTGATCGGGCATTTGCAAGCATTAAACAACAGTATGGTGCCATCGATGGGATTATCCATGCGATTGCTTATGCGGATAAAGCAACGTTAGAAGGTGATTTTGTGAATACCACGAAAGCTGGATATGATTTGGCACAAAATATTAGTGCGTATTCGCTGATTGCAGTTGCCCGAGCAGCTCGGCCAATGCTGAAACCAGGAGCCAGTCTCGTAACGTTGACGTATTTTGGATCAGAGCGAGCCGTACCAAATTACAATATGATGGGGGTTGCTAAGGCCGCGTTGGAAGCAAATGTGCGTTACTTGGCACGTGACCTTGGACCACAACAAGTCCGCGTGAATGCAATTTCAGCCGGAGCAGTCAAAACGTTGGCGGTAACGGGTATTCATGAGCATCAGCAATTATTAAAATTATCTCGCAGTATGACAGTTGATGGAGAACCGGTAAAAACGCGTGAGATCGGCAACGTGGCTGCCTTTTTATTAAGCGATCTCTCGACTGGAATGACCGGGGACGTGGTATACGTGGATAAAGGGGTCCACTTAAGTTAA
- a CDS encoding LysR family transcriptional regulator: METRKLAVFVDLATTQNYSRSAERMFLSQSTISKYIMALERDWQVQLFERAHRQVTLTRIGQQLLPRAQAILREERQLQQVLAANTAHNAQSLVVQGLPSLAQYQAFHIITAFTKRYPEVKLQFSEASVDQLAHALDHTNVDIVFTRIFGDQPNNYDVLLNETDQFVVLVPKDDPLAQQAEISLSMLAHESILLLKDTIGEDNPLFSAFQKMHTPQMVYDGQRIDLILEMLNQGDGVSVVMARSFDLTGFDNIKAIPLTPTIRSQMAFMKRPDNHAAVVAKFWAFATKYSQSLSD, from the coding sequence ATGGAAACACGGAAATTGGCAGTGTTTGTTGACCTTGCCACGACCCAGAACTATAGTCGCAGTGCTGAACGCATGTTTTTGTCACAGTCGACCATTTCAAAGTACATTATGGCTTTAGAGCGCGATTGGCAGGTCCAATTATTTGAACGTGCGCATCGGCAAGTCACGTTAACACGGATTGGGCAACAATTATTGCCACGGGCCCAAGCAATTCTGCGCGAAGAGCGTCAGTTACAACAAGTTCTGGCCGCTAATACCGCTCATAATGCGCAGTCGCTGGTTGTTCAGGGACTACCATCTTTAGCACAATACCAGGCTTTTCATATTATCACGGCATTTACGAAGCGGTATCCGGAAGTGAAATTACAATTTAGTGAGGCGAGTGTCGATCAGTTAGCGCATGCACTGGATCATACGAATGTCGACATTGTATTTACACGGATTTTCGGGGATCAACCCAATAATTATGACGTTTTATTGAATGAGACCGATCAGTTTGTGGTCCTTGTTCCGAAAGACGATCCGTTGGCGCAACAAGCTGAGATTAGTCTGTCGATGCTGGCACATGAATCAATTTTATTATTGAAAGATACCATCGGTGAAGATAACCCGTTGTTTTCGGCATTTCAAAAAATGCATACGCCACAGATGGTCTATGATGGTCAACGAATTGATCTCATTTTAGAAATGCTGAATCAGGGTGATGGTGTCTCGGTTGTCATGGCGCGGTCATTTGATCTCACTGGTTTTGACAACATTAAAGCAATTCCACTGACGCCTACTATTCGCAGTCAGATGGCTTTCATGAAACGTCCAGATAATCACGCTGCCGTGGTTGCTAAATTTTGGGCGTTTGCGACGAAGTATAGCCAATCACTTTCAGATTAA
- a CDS encoding 4'-phosphopantetheinyl transferase family protein, protein MPITQVVFKRQWLQMPVDVSKKMRRVTQRTVSRQLIQQVLSVPLAYHRLGQPYFPSHPRLGVSVSHTHQLVMVAVGPGPLGIDVEQVRPYDVTAIRRAFTSAEWQLLQALSVQDRYRLGWQLWTAKEAVLKLVGCGLTHAPSRVEVLDLERGLACYQTQLYQLTPLELPATHEGFLARPLSVG, encoded by the coding sequence ATGCCAATCACTCAAGTTGTCTTTAAACGGCAGTGGCTTCAGATGCCGGTCGATGTTTCTAAAAAAATGCGACGGGTCACTCAGCGAACCGTGAGTCGCCAATTAATTCAGCAAGTGTTATCGGTACCATTAGCTTATCATCGATTGGGCCAGCCCTATTTTCCAAGTCATCCTCGATTAGGTGTTAGTGTTAGTCACACGCACCAGTTAGTGATGGTAGCGGTTGGTCCGGGACCTCTGGGGATTGATGTTGAACAGGTCCGTCCATATGATGTGACTGCCATTCGGCGAGCCTTTACATCGGCGGAATGGCAGCTATTACAGGCTTTATCGGTGCAAGATCGTTATCGGTTAGGGTGGCAACTTTGGACGGCTAAAGAAGCGGTATTAAAGTTAGTGGGCTGTGGTTTGACCCATGCGCCCAGCCGTGTTGAGGTTCTTGATTTAGAACGTGGACTAGCGTGCTATCAAACACAGTTATACCAGTTGACGCCGTTAGAATTGCCTGCGACTCACGAGGGATTTTTGGCTCGTCCCTTGTCGGTTGGCTGA